The Salvia miltiorrhiza cultivar Shanhuang (shh) chromosome 1, IMPLAD_Smil_shh, whole genome shotgun sequence genome has a window encoding:
- the LOC131005291 gene encoding pentatricopeptide repeat-containing protein At5g02860-like, protein MAEKLALPLILPNPPPSKPFFQDQSPSAAAPPLPSPSLSPLFHDFLTQQNPTTHDPLSLQRPRRRIGKHRDPNKGKPWLNHGLSSLGERTLHSLLDPQFDAHKLHQELSALLRYRIEESEFSEDYIDAVFSDLLGIIKGLGYHKKCDLALSVFEWIKSRTDSQKLINGSVVAVLISMLGKNGRISAAASLLHSLQKDGYGIDVYAYTSLITVFVRNGRYREAVMVFKKMEEEGCRPTLITYNVILNVYGKMGMPWHKIMEVFDGMKSSGVVPDAYTYNTVISCCRRGSLYEEAKSMFEEMKMAGYVPDNVTYNALLDVYGKSRRPEEAMEVLREMETNDFSPSIVTYNSLISAYARDGLLEEAMELKDKMMEKGIMPDVFTYTTLLSGFEKAGKDDSAMKVFEEMQGVGCSPNICTFNALIKMFGNRGKFPEMMKIFDDMKASGCRADIVTWNTLLAVFGQNGMDTEVSGVFKEMKRSGFVAERDTFNTLISAYSRCGAFEQAMAIYKLMLKAGVTPDLSTYNAVLAALARGGLWEQSEKVFAEMMNRRCKPNQMTYSSLLHAYANGKQIEKIHNLARDIYDGEIEPHPVLLKTLVLVYSKSDLIDETEHAFLELRRKGFSPDVPTLNAMVSIYGRRQMLDRANEILNLMKESGITPSLTTYNSLMYMHSRSGNFEKAEEILRYLLSKGVKPDIISYNTVIYGYCRNGRMKDASRIFEEMAESGVAPDVITYNTFVASYAADAMFVDAINVIRYMIKNGCKPNESTYNSVVDWYFKLNRSEEAMMFVTNIRQLNPLVSKDEESRLLQRLAMR, encoded by the coding sequence ATGGCGGAAAAACTAGCTCTCCCTCTTATCCTCCCAAATCCCCCTCCCTCTAAACCTTTCTTTCAAGACCAATCCCCCTCCGCCGCCGCACCTCCTCTTCCCTCGCCCAGCTTATCCCCTCTCTTCCACGATTTCCTCACCCAACAAAACCCCACCACCCACGACCCCCTCTCCCTCCAGCGCCCACGCCGTCGTATCGGCAAGCACCGTGACCCCAACAAGGGCAAGCCCTGGCTCAACCACGGCCTCTCTTCTCTAGGTGAGCGTACTCTCCACTCCCTCCTCGATCCTCAATTCGATGCCCACAAGCTCCACCAAGAGCTATCTGCTTTGCTTAGGTATAGAATTGAAGAATCTGAATTTTCAGAGGATTATATAGACGCTGTTTTCTCTGATTTGTTGGGCATAATTAAGGGTTTAGGGTATCATAAAAAATGCGACTTGGCTCTGAGTGTTTTCGAATGGATAAAGAGCCGTACGGATTCTCAGAAACTGATTAACGGGTCTGTTGTGGCGGTGTTAATTAGTATGTTGGGGAAGAATGGTCGGATTTCTGCTGCAGCTTCTTTACTGCATAGTTTGCAGAAAGATGGATATGGGATTGATGTGTATGCTTACACTTCGTTGATAACTGTTTTCGTGAGAAATGGGAGGTATAGGGAGGCTGTAATGGTGTTCAAGAAGATGGAGGAGGAGGGTTGCAGACCTACTTTGATAACTTATAATGTGATTTTGAATGTTTATGGTAAAATGGGGATGCCTTGGCATAAAATTATGGAGGTTTTTGATGGTATGAAGAGCTCGGGCGTTGTTCCTGATGCTTACACGTATAACACCGTGATAAGTTGTTGTCGGAGGGGGTCTTTGTATGAGGAAGCTAAATCCATGTTTGAGGAGATGAAAATGGCGGGGTATGTGCCCGACAATGTCACCTACAATGCGCTGCTGGATGTTTATGGGAAGTCTAGGAGACCTGAGGAGGCCATGGAGGTTTTGAGGGAGATGGAAACTAATGATTTCTCCCCGAGCATTGTGACTTACAATTCATTGATATCTGCTTATGCAAGGGATGGTTTGTTGGAGGAGGCGATGGAGCTGAAAGATAAGATGATGGAGAAGGGGATAATGCCGGATGTGTTTACTTATACTACGTTGTTGTCAGGCTTTGAGAAGGCTGGGAAGGATGATTCTGCCATGAAGGTGTTTGAGGAGATGCAAGGTGTGGGTTGCAGTCCGAATATCTGCACTTTCAATGCTCTGATCAAGATGTTTGGGAATCGTGGGAAGTTTCCGGAGATGATGAAGATTTTTGATGATATGAAGGCGTCTGGATGCAGGGCGGATATTGTTACTTGGAACACTCTTTTGGCTGTGTTTGGGCAGAACGGGATGGACACGGAGGTGTCGGGGGTGTTCAAGGAGATGAAGAGATCGGGCTTTGTGGCTGAGAGGGACACATTTAACACGTTGATCAGTGCTTACAGTAGGTGTGGAGCTTTCGAGCAGGCAATGGCTATATATAAGCTCATGTTGAAGGCGGGGGTCACCCCTGATTTATCCACGTACAACGCTGTTTTGGCAGCATTGGCACGAGGGGGGCTGTGGGAGCAGTCGGAGAAGGTATTTGCTGAGATGATGAACAGGAGGTGTAAGCCTAATCAGATGACTTATAGCTCCTTGCTTCATGCGTACGCTAACGGGAAGCAGATCGAGAAGATACACAATCTTGCTAGAGATATATACGATGGTGAAATTGAACCACATCCTGTGTTACTGAAAACCCTTGTTCTGGTCTACAGCAAAAGTGATCTCATAGATGAAACAGAGCATGCCTTCCTTGAGCTAAGAAGGAAAGGCTTCTCCCCCGACGTTCCTACTCTGAATGCAATGGTTTCAATATACGGCCGGAGGCAGATGCTCGACAGGGCAAATGAGATCCTGAACTTGATGAAGGAGAGTGGCATAACGCCTAGTTTGACAACGTACAATAGCTTGATGTACATGCACAGCCGGTCTGGGAACTTTGAGAAGGCCGAAGAGATACTGAGGTATCTGCTGTCCAAAGGAGTGAAGCCTGATATCATCTCGTACAATACTGTGATCTATGGGTATTGCAGGAATGGCCGGATGAAGGATGCATCGAGGATATTTGAAGAGATGGCTGAATCCGGGGTTGCCCCGGATGTCATCACGTACAATACCTTTGTTGCTAGCTATGCTGCAGATGCGATGTTTGTGGATGCTATCAATGTGATCCGGTATATGATCAAGAATGGCTGCAAGCCGAATGAGAGCACGTATAATTCGGTTGTGGATTGGTACTTTAAGCTCAACAGGAGTGAGGAGGCCATGATGTTTGTGACTAATATTCGCCAACTGAATCCTCTGGTCTCCAAGGATGAGGAATCTAGGTTATTGCAGAGGCTGGCGATGAGGTGA
- the LOC131005292 gene encoding protein TRI1-like, with the protein MALSLGVFSSFLPRETVSFGNSPSHPQLKLPPANLRSVSISAAAKPATETKKREPRGIMKPRRVSPDMQAFLGGATEIPRTQVLKEIWAYIKQHNLQDPADKKVIVCDEKLKKIFGGKDRVGFLEIAGLLNPHFL; encoded by the exons ATGGCGTTGTCTCTTGGTGTATTCTCGAGTTTCCTGCCTCGAGAAACGGTGTCGTTCGGCAACTCGCCCTCTCATCCCCAACTCAAGCTTCCTCCGGCTAACCTGCGCTCGGTTTCCATATCAGCCGCTGCCAAGCCGGCTACGGAGACGAAGAAGCGCGAGCCTCGGGGGATAATGAAGCCACGCCGTGTCTCGCCGGATATGCAGGCGTTCCTCGGCGGCGCAACGGAGATCCCCCGCACTCAGGTGCTCAAAGAGATTTGGGCGTATATCAAACAACACAATCTTCAG GATCCTGCAGACAAGAAGGTCATTGTCTGTGATGAGAAGCTCAAGAAGATCTTTGGAGGGAAGGACCGTGTTGGGTTCCTTGAGATTGCTGGCTTGCTTAATCCGCACTTTCTTTAA
- the LOC131011947 gene encoding uncharacterized protein LOC131011947: MGEKIEKKERKWETRGQQRRDGWRWEGGRGQRDGDGRAAEASGKAVEAARGERAAEARGRRWEGGESQWEGGGGGERREGGGGRAAGWREDIGMEVGGRRKKNQQPLLGYSSSTAKAVGTVSSYAHVTAPQRVRKPDLPAHKFHALQPFAQGGHGVLKVPREIQNFQASKFQHALIGRFMMNKGKIPRTTRELKAELQSLWAIKSPWSLMPMGRGFYTLKFLNKEDKAAAKRHVIWDLPAESSSLAQVWVRVYYLPVEFWHPEVLSGIGRWLGQPLKIDGTSIDDEVAHFARILVEIDLSQPLPEFMTIDGGEYFFNIEFSYKYIPLYCTKCKITGHSPDKCRRGKAGKNIEPEAKIIRGPEWKAVVEDKSKQPLDGEVASDSESEDGAKETSVTSHKEFTGPDLLENLCNRSSGSKHNQLGSQDGNRFAILENSSIQEDLETNKQDAILKNTAGNIDMNIASDENNNNQGMRSQQQEKGRGFAATKHISMEHSIEQMGDATDKRESQQPLSVELHQTVDGEQRIEQLGDVSKKMSAGSHHASLQEEQMNEPWGDVTENVAAGLTQVSLQEERHERDRDTISQQNAQSTIAPVSADQASIIEPKKSLQKVRQSYWRLINLVPRHQNCRQPRRPNIWLLTCPDVQTTILLSSDQVIIADCVWQTYFFRVAVVHGANDHVSRRALWTDLLSFVDGNTVFIGDFNAVKGAHERRSLVAPLRSSCSEFCDFIAASDMIESPSSGIRFTWSGRILLPRHVESRLDRAFFSLGFANLWASINTHALPRLTSDHSPLIFQCSDEMGKGRRFKFLNMWTSHPNFLERVASSWDAGTDVRCPIFKIMFKLRRLRNDLRAWNKDVFGQVDMQIKSEQVSLLDVQNKISDQGYTDILFEEEVNHQARLSSLLARKNSLLQQKSRAHWLSDGDRNTSFFHRAIRFRKQSHRIEHLKIAM; the protein is encoded by the exons ATGggggaaaaaatagaaaaaaaagagaggaaatGGGAGACGAGAGGGCAGCAGAGGCGAGATGGATGGAGGTGGGAGGGCGGCAGAGGCCAGAGGGATGGAGAtgggagggcggcggaggccagtgggaaggcggtggaggcggcgagAGGCGAgagggcggcggaggcgagAGGACGGAGGTGGGAGGGCGGCGAAAGTCAGTGGGAAGGCGGCGGAGGTGGAGAGAGGCGAGAGGGCGGAGGTGGGAGGGCGGCAGGGTGGCGAGAGGACATAGGGATGGAGGTGGGAGGGCGTCGGAAG AAGAATCAGCAGCCGCTGCTTGGTTATTCCTCTTCTACCGCGAAAGCTGTTGGAACGGTGTCCTCTTATGCTCATGTCACGGCACCCCAAAGGGTCAGGAAGCCGGACTTACCGGCACATAAATTCCACGCGCTTCAACCCTTTGCTCAAGGAGGACATGGCGTGCTCAAAGTTCCTCGCGAAATTCAGAATTTTCAGGCGTCAAAATTCCAACACGCGCTTATTGGTCGTTTCATGATGAATAAGGGTAAAATACCTAGGACCACTAGAGAACTCAAGGCGGAATTACAATCGTTGTGGGCGATTAAATCTCCTTGGTCTCTCATGCCGATGGGAAGAGGATTCTATACTTTAAAGTTCCTCAACAAGGAAGATAAAGCTGCCGCTAAACGACATGTGATCTGGGATCTTCCTGCAG AATCGTCCTCCttggctcaagtttgggtgAGAGTATATTACCTGCCGGTGGAGTTCTGGCATCCGGAGGTTCTTTCGGGCATAGGTCGATGGTTGGGACAACCGTTGAAGATTGATGGTACGTCTATTGATGATGAAGTAGCTCACTTTGCTCGTATTTTAGTGGAAATTGATCTCTCTCAACCTCTCCCGGAATTCATGACGATTGATGGAGGcgagtatttttttaacattgaATTCAGTTATAAATATATTCCTTTATATTGCACTAAATGTAAGATAACTGGTCACTCGCCGGACAAGTGTCGGCGAGGAAAAGCAGGTAAAAATATTGAACCTGAGGCGAAAATCATTAGAGGCCCAGAATGGAAGGCTGTTGTGGAGGACAAGAGTAAGCAGCCTCTCGATGGAGAGGTGGCATCTGACTCGGAGTCGGAAGATGGAGCTAAGGAAACGAGTGTGACTTCGCACAAGGAGTTTACAGGGCCGGATCTTTTGGAAAATTTGTGTAACAGGAGCTCGGGCTCTAAGCATAATCAACTGGGGTCCCAGGATGGTAACAGATTCGCCATCCTCGAAAATTCCTCGATTCAAGAGGATTTGGAGACTAACAAGCAGGATGCCATTCTTAAGAACACAGCGGGAAACATCGACATGAACATTGCTTcggatgaaaataataataatcaaggaATGAGATCTCAACAGCAAGAGAAGGGTCGGGGATTTGCTGCCACTAAACATATTTCTATGGAGCATAGCATCGAACAGATGGGAGATGCTACTGATAAGAGGGAATCACAGCAGCCTCTTTCGGTGGAACTTCACCAAACA GTTGATGGGGAACAAAGGATAGAACAGTTGGGGGACGTATCGAAGAAAATGTCAGCAGGCTCGCACCACGCTTCTCTTCAGGAGGAGCAAATGAACGAACCATGGGGGGACGTTACGGAGAATGTGGCAGCAGGCTTGACTCAGGTTTCTCTTCAAGAGGAGAGACATGAGAGGGATCGCGACACCATCTCTCAGCAGAATGCGCAGAGCACTATTGCTCCTGTTTCGGCGGACCAAGCAA gcattattgagcctaagaaaAGCCTTCAGAAAGTTCGCCAGAGCTATTGGAGATTGATTAATTTGGTCCCTCGTCATCAAAATTGTCGACAGCCTCGGAGACCGAACATCTGGTTGCTCACTTGTCCGGATGTTCAGACCACAATTCTGCTATCCTCGGATCAAGTCATTATTGCTGATTGTGTTTGGCAAACATACTTCTTTAGAGTTGCTGTTGTGCATGGTGCGAATGACCACGTTTCTCGACGTGCCTTGTGGACAGACCTTCTTTCTTTTGTTGATGGGAACACGGTCTTTATTGGCGACTTCAACGCCGTTAAGGGAGCTCATGAGCGACGTAGTTTGGTGGCCCCTTTGAGAAGTTCTTGCAGCGAGTTTTGCGACTTCATCGCGGCTTCGGATATGATTGAATCTCCTTCTTCTGGCATTCGCTTTACGTGGTCTGGTCGGATTTTACTTCCTCGGCATGTGGAGTCTAGATTGGACAGGGCGTTTTTCTCCCTTGGTTTTGCGAATTTGTGGGCTTCGATTAACACCCATGCGCTCCCAAGGCTTACCTCTGATCACTCTCCCTTGATTTTCCAATGCAGCGATGAGATGGGTAAGGGGAGACGTTTCAAATTCTTGAATATGTGGACTTCTCACCCCAACTTTCTTGAGCGAGTGGCGTCTTCTTGGGATGCTGGGACTGACGTTCGTTGtcctatttttaaaatcatgttCAAGCTCCGTCGTCTCAGAAATGACCTCAGGGCGTGGAATAAAGATGTGTTTGGGCAGGTGGATATGCAGATTAAATCGGAGCAAGTCTCGTTGCTCGACGTACAGAACAAGATTTCTGACCAGGGTTACACGGACATTCTTTTTGAGGAGGAGGTCAATCATCAAGCTCGGTTGTCTTCTTTGCTTGCCAGGAAGAACAGTCTTTTGCAACAAAAAAGTCGTGCGCACTGGCTTTCTGACGGAGACCGTAATACTTCTTTTTTCCATCGTGCTATTCGCTTTCGAAAGCAAAGTCACAGGATTGAGCACTTGAAGATTGCGATGTAG